One window of the Streptomyces sp. NBC_00259 genome contains the following:
- a CDS encoding beta-glucosidase produces MTDNVAVEDTVAVETDSAAPLWSDPSLDAGTRADALIAAMTLQEKIAQLFGVWVGASDEGGEVAPHQHDMEEAVDLEELLPYGLGQLTRPFGTAPVDPAAGALSLARTQRRIAGANRFGIPALAHEECLAGFATWGATAYPVPLSWGATFNPGLIREMAAAIGRDMRSVGVHQGLAPVLDVVRDARWGRVEETIGEDPYLVGTVATAYVQGLESAGIVATLKHFAGYSASRAGRNLAPVGMGARERADIILPPFEMAVRQSGVRSVMHAYTDTDGIPSAADERLLTGLLRDTWGFTGTVVADYFGIAFLKTLHGVAGTFGEAAGAALAAGVDVELPTVKTFGEPLLDAVAEGRVPEALVDRAVRRVLVQKAELGLLDPDWSALPPALDGADPDSATGPGPDAGTPRGSVRLDSDDNRALARRVAEQAVVLLHNDGTLPLSPDHAPERTAPPARIALIGPNAEDPTAVLGCYAFPVHVGVQHPGVPVGIELPTLREALAAEFPDSEIVVARGASVDGTDTTGFAAAAELARGADIVIAALGDRAGLFGRGTSGEGCDAESLALPGVQQQLLDTLLDTGTPVVVTLLAGRPYALGRAATASAAVVQSFFPGEEGTRAIASVLGGRTAPAGRLPVSVPRHPGAQPSTYLAARLGHSSEVSSIDPTPAFGFGHGLTYTTFAWTDLAVESDEATTDGAFGLAFTVRNTGPREGTELVQLYLHDPVASVVQPVQRLIGYARLELAPGQAVRVRSTVPADLAAFTGRDGLRIVEPGKLELRFGASSTDTRLTARVTLTGPVREVDHLRALHATFSTEPAA; encoded by the coding sequence GTGACCGACAACGTGGCTGTAGAGGACACCGTGGCCGTGGAGACCGACTCCGCCGCCCCCCTCTGGAGCGATCCGTCCCTCGACGCGGGCACCCGCGCCGACGCCCTGATCGCCGCGATGACCCTCCAGGAGAAGATCGCCCAGCTCTTCGGGGTCTGGGTGGGGGCATCCGACGAGGGCGGCGAAGTCGCCCCGCACCAGCACGACATGGAAGAGGCGGTCGACCTCGAGGAACTGCTGCCGTACGGTCTCGGCCAGCTGACCCGGCCGTTCGGTACGGCACCGGTCGACCCGGCGGCCGGCGCGCTCTCGCTGGCCCGCACCCAGCGGCGGATCGCCGGCGCGAACCGCTTCGGCATCCCGGCCCTGGCCCACGAGGAGTGCCTCGCGGGCTTCGCCACCTGGGGCGCCACCGCCTACCCCGTGCCCCTGTCGTGGGGCGCCACCTTCAACCCCGGGCTGATCCGCGAGATGGCCGCCGCCATCGGCCGCGACATGCGCTCCGTCGGCGTCCACCAGGGGCTCGCCCCCGTCCTCGACGTCGTGCGCGACGCGCGCTGGGGCCGGGTCGAGGAGACCATCGGCGAGGACCCCTATCTCGTCGGCACCGTCGCCACCGCCTACGTACAGGGCCTGGAGTCGGCCGGCATCGTCGCCACGCTCAAGCACTTCGCCGGCTACTCCGCGTCCCGGGCCGGGCGCAATCTGGCCCCCGTCGGCATGGGAGCCCGCGAGCGCGCCGACATCATCCTGCCGCCGTTCGAGATGGCGGTGCGCCAGAGCGGCGTACGGTCGGTCATGCACGCCTACACCGACACCGACGGCATCCCCTCCGCAGCCGACGAGCGGCTGCTGACCGGACTGCTCCGGGACACCTGGGGCTTCACCGGCACCGTGGTGGCCGACTACTTCGGCATCGCGTTCCTCAAGACCCTGCACGGAGTCGCCGGAACCTTCGGCGAGGCCGCAGGCGCCGCGCTCGCCGCGGGTGTGGACGTGGAGCTGCCCACGGTCAAGACGTTCGGCGAACCCCTGCTGGACGCGGTCGCCGAGGGAAGGGTGCCCGAGGCGCTGGTGGACCGTGCCGTACGACGCGTCCTCGTGCAGAAGGCCGAACTCGGCCTGCTCGACCCGGACTGGAGCGCTCTGCCGCCGGCACTCGACGGAGCGGACCCGGACAGCGCCACCGGCCCGGGCCCGGACGCCGGGACGCCGCGCGGCTCGGTGCGCCTGGACTCCGACGACAACCGGGCCCTCGCCCGCCGGGTCGCCGAACAGGCGGTCGTGCTCCTCCACAACGACGGCACCCTGCCGCTGTCCCCGGACCACGCCCCGGAGCGGACCGCGCCTCCCGCCAGGATCGCGCTCATCGGCCCCAACGCCGAGGACCCGACGGCCGTACTGGGCTGCTACGCCTTCCCGGTCCACGTCGGCGTCCAGCACCCCGGGGTCCCGGTCGGGATCGAACTGCCCACCCTGCGCGAGGCGTTGGCGGCCGAGTTCCCCGACAGCGAGATCGTCGTGGCCCGGGGCGCGAGCGTGGACGGCACCGACACCACGGGCTTCGCGGCGGCCGCGGAACTCGCCCGCGGCGCCGACATCGTCATCGCGGCACTCGGTGACCGCGCCGGACTCTTCGGGCGCGGTACCAGTGGCGAGGGCTGCGACGCCGAGTCGCTGGCCCTGCCCGGCGTCCAGCAGCAGCTGCTCGACACGCTCCTCGACACCGGAACCCCGGTCGTGGTCACGCTGCTGGCCGGCCGGCCCTACGCGCTGGGCCGGGCGGCGACCGCGTCGGCCGCCGTCGTCCAGTCCTTCTTCCCCGGCGAGGAGGGCACGCGGGCGATCGCCTCCGTGCTCGGCGGCCGGACCGCGCCGGCCGGCCGGCTCCCGGTCAGCGTCCCGCGTCACCCGGGGGCCCAGCCGTCCACCTACCTGGCGGCACGCCTCGGCCACTCCAGCGAGGTCTCCAGCATCGACCCGACGCCCGCCTTCGGCTTCGGGCACGGCCTGACGTACACCACGTTCGCGTGGACGGACCTGGCCGTGGAGAGCGACGAGGCGACCACGGACGGCGCGTTCGGGCTGGCTTTCACGGTCCGCAACACGGGACCGCGCGAGGGCACCGAGCTGGTGCAGCTCTATCTGCACGACCCGGTCGCCTCCGTGGTCCAGCCCGTGCAGCGCCTCATCGGCTACGCCCGGCTTGAACTCGCTCCGGGCCAGGCCGTACGGGTCCGCTCGACGGTCCCCGCGGACCTGGCCGCCTTCACGGGCCGGGACGGGCTGCGCATCGTGGAACCGGGGAAGCTGGAGCTGCGGTTCGGCGCGTCGAGCACGGACACGCGGCTGACGGCGCGGGTCACGCTCACCGGCCCCGTACGGGAAGTGGACCATCTCCGCGCGCTGCACGCCACGTTCAGCACCGAGCCCGCCGCATAG
- a CDS encoding SulP family inorganic anion transporter, which produces MPLTFSLGRHVRADLTASLVVFLVALPLCVGVAVASGVPAELGLITGIVGGIVTGLLPGSSLQVSGPAAGLTVLVYTAVHEYGLSALGVIVLGAGLLQLVLGALRLGRWFRAISVAVVQGMLAGIGLVLIAGQLYAMADATAPGGGLADLAGLPELVVRTVTSQTALLALAVGIGTARLIAMWPRMPARMRVVPGQLVAVGAATALTVVFDLPIHRVEVTGLLQAIQPPGLADAGRLANVGFAATVIAFALIASAESLFSASAVDRLHTGRRTDYDKELMAQGAGNTVCGALGALPMTAVIVRSATNVQAGAKTKLSRVMHGVWLLLFAAFLPQALSYVPTAALAGVLIHAGWKLIPLKELAPLWRDHRGEAVVLVVTAGAIVTTTMFEGVLIGVLLAVVKTAWAMSHVHISVSDSGMGAVRVRLTGNATFLRLPRILDTLEALPQRQVELDLSGVRHLDHACMTALQSWADQRNAHISQPQAPRPTP; this is translated from the coding sequence ATGCCCCTGACCTTTTCGCTCGGGCGCCACGTCCGGGCCGATCTGACCGCTTCGCTCGTCGTCTTCCTCGTCGCCCTGCCGCTGTGCGTGGGCGTGGCCGTCGCCTCCGGTGTACCGGCCGAACTGGGCCTGATCACCGGCATCGTCGGCGGTATCGTCACCGGACTGCTGCCCGGCAGCAGTCTCCAGGTCAGCGGCCCCGCCGCCGGGCTGACCGTCCTCGTCTACACGGCGGTCCACGAGTACGGGCTGTCCGCCCTCGGCGTGATCGTGCTGGGCGCCGGGCTGCTGCAGCTCGTGCTCGGCGCGCTCAGGCTGGGGCGCTGGTTCCGCGCGATCTCCGTGGCCGTCGTCCAGGGCATGCTGGCGGGCATCGGCCTGGTCCTGATCGCCGGTCAGCTCTACGCCATGGCCGACGCCACGGCGCCGGGCGGCGGCCTCGCCGATCTCGCGGGTCTGCCGGAACTCGTCGTCCGGACCGTCACCTCGCAGACGGCGCTGCTGGCGCTCGCCGTGGGCATCGGAACGGCACGTCTGATCGCCATGTGGCCGCGTATGCCGGCCAGGATGCGGGTCGTACCGGGACAACTGGTCGCGGTGGGCGCGGCGACCGCCCTGACCGTGGTGTTCGACCTGCCGATCCACCGGGTCGAGGTCACCGGGCTGCTCCAGGCGATCCAGCCGCCGGGCCTGGCCGACGCCGGGCGCCTGGCGAACGTCGGGTTCGCGGCCACCGTGATCGCGTTCGCCCTGATCGCCTCGGCGGAGAGCCTGTTCAGCGCGAGCGCGGTCGACCGTCTGCACACGGGCCGGCGTACCGACTACGACAAGGAGCTGATGGCGCAGGGCGCGGGCAACACCGTCTGCGGCGCCCTCGGCGCGCTGCCGATGACCGCGGTCATCGTCCGCAGCGCCACCAACGTCCAGGCGGGCGCCAAGACGAAGCTGTCACGGGTGATGCACGGCGTCTGGCTGCTCCTGTTCGCGGCGTTCCTGCCGCAGGCGCTGTCCTACGTACCGACCGCGGCACTCGCCGGCGTCCTCATCCACGCGGGCTGGAAGCTGATCCCGCTCAAGGAGCTCGCGCCGCTGTGGCGCGACCACCGGGGTGAGGCCGTCGTCCTGGTCGTCACCGCGGGGGCGATCGTGACGACCACCATGTTCGAGGGCGTGCTGATCGGTGTGCTGCTCGCCGTCGTCAAGACCGCCTGGGCGATGTCCCATGTCCATATCTCCGTCTCGGACAGCGGTATGGGCGCGGTGCGGGTGCGGCTCACCGGCAATGCCACCTTCCTGCGGCTGCCGCGCATCCTGGACACCCTGGAGGCGCTGCCGCAGCGTCAGGTCGAGCTCGATCTGTCGGGGGTACGCCACCTGGACCACGCCTGTATGACGGCGCTGCAGAGCTGGGCGGACCAGCGCAACGCGCACATCTCACAGCCGCAGGCGCCCCGGCCGACTCCCTGA
- a CDS encoding carbonic anhydrase yields the protein MQSLIEHARHFPARIAGQEDTYAALARGQRPQALFITCSDSRVIPSLFTGAAPGDIFEVRTAGNIVPSWQPHTACGVAGSLEFAVEALDVPDIVVCGHSHCGAVQGLLREQTVRSMPLVRRWLTRAGHRGGHDGPGPAAPPEDDPVAAAQRHVLTQLEHLRTYPCVAGRLASGRLRLHAWFYTVESGEVLACEPGGRVFRPL from the coding sequence ATGCAGTCGCTCATCGAGCACGCCCGGCACTTCCCCGCACGGATCGCGGGGCAAGAGGACACCTACGCCGCGCTGGCGCGGGGCCAGCGGCCCCAGGCGCTGTTCATCACCTGCTCCGACTCCCGGGTGATTCCCTCACTGTTCACCGGCGCCGCACCCGGCGACATCTTCGAGGTACGCACCGCCGGGAACATCGTTCCCTCCTGGCAGCCGCACACGGCCTGCGGTGTGGCCGGCAGCCTGGAGTTCGCCGTGGAGGCCCTCGACGTCCCGGACATCGTCGTCTGCGGTCACTCCCACTGCGGCGCCGTCCAGGGCCTGCTGCGGGAGCAGACCGTACGGAGCATGCCGCTGGTACGGCGCTGGCTGACCCGGGCCGGGCACCGCGGCGGCCACGACGGGCCGGGGCCGGCGGCGCCACCGGAGGACGACCCGGTCGCCGCGGCCCAGCGGCATGTGCTGACCCAGCTGGAGCATCTGAGGACCTACCCGTGTGTCGCCGGGCGGCTGGCTTCGGGGCGGCTGCGGCTGCACGCCTGGTTCTACACGGTCGAGTCCGGCGAGGTCCTGGCCTGCGAGCCCGGCGGCCGCGTCTTCCGGCCCCTGTGA
- a CDS encoding (2Fe-2S) ferredoxin domain-containing protein, whose amino-acid sequence MPEVPSPRGPVPCRVVVCRDCCCGSPKVTGVDHAEQTARLALDAPVRISDCLDVCDQANVIVVQPSAEGRAAGGRAVWFGLVNDSLATEDVAAWVRAGGPGVAALPEILGLYAFTPPRRVR is encoded by the coding sequence ATGCCCGAGGTGCCATCGCCGCGCGGTCCGGTGCCGTGCCGCGTCGTCGTGTGCCGTGACTGCTGCTGCGGCAGTCCCAAGGTGACCGGTGTCGACCACGCGGAGCAGACCGCGCGTCTCGCCCTGGACGCCCCGGTGCGGATCTCCGACTGTCTCGACGTCTGCGACCAGGCGAACGTGATCGTCGTGCAGCCGTCGGCAGAGGGGCGCGCCGCAGGCGGCCGGGCCGTCTGGTTCGGCCTCGTCAACGACTCCCTCGCGACCGAGGACGTCGCGGCCTGGGTACGGGCGGGCGGCCCCGGTGTCGCCGCGCTGCCGGAGATTCTCGGCCTCTACGCCTTCACCCCGCCACGGCGCGTGCGCTGA
- a CDS encoding ABC transporter substrate-binding protein, which produces MMGKRPLSLLSAMALALLVAGCGGGSAARDDAAPAGPAEGFPVTVDNCGVKTTYQRPPQRAVSLNQHATEVMLALGLEESMVGTAYLDDRILPAYQDAYRGLKVLAKEYPSFEVLLSAEPDFAYGGFASTFDEKEGRSRAALSKAGINSYLNVEECPSGPVTMAHMDQELRTVAKIFGVTDRAERELDRLHGTLDTVERELAGVTPTKLFVYDSGDKTAFTAGGAGVGNEMIKRAGGANLFADLDKAFGDVSFEQVAERAPEVIVIYDYGDQSVEDKKKFLLANPALKDVPAIRNKRFAVLPLSSTVLGVRVPSGVESLARQLHAERFR; this is translated from the coding sequence ATGATGGGCAAACGCCCGCTGTCCCTGCTGTCCGCCATGGCCCTGGCGCTGCTGGTCGCCGGTTGCGGCGGCGGCAGCGCCGCCCGTGACGACGCCGCGCCGGCCGGCCCCGCCGAGGGCTTCCCGGTCACCGTCGACAACTGCGGGGTGAAGACGACGTATCAGCGTCCTCCGCAGCGCGCCGTGTCGCTGAACCAGCACGCCACCGAGGTCATGCTGGCGCTCGGGCTGGAGGAGTCGATGGTGGGCACCGCCTACCTCGACGACCGGATCCTCCCCGCGTACCAGGACGCCTATCGCGGGCTCAAGGTGCTCGCGAAGGAGTACCCCTCGTTCGAGGTGCTGCTGTCCGCCGAACCCGACTTCGCCTACGGCGGTTTCGCCAGCACCTTCGACGAGAAGGAGGGGCGCAGCCGCGCCGCGCTCTCCAAGGCGGGCATCAACTCCTATCTGAACGTCGAGGAGTGCCCCTCCGGGCCGGTGACGATGGCGCACATGGACCAGGAGCTCCGCACCGTCGCGAAGATCTTCGGCGTGACGGACCGGGCCGAGCGGGAACTGGACCGGCTGCACGGCACGCTCGACACCGTCGAGCGCGAGCTGGCCGGCGTCACTCCCACAAAGCTCTTCGTGTACGACAGTGGCGACAAGACGGCCTTCACCGCGGGCGGCGCGGGCGTCGGCAACGAGATGATCAAGCGGGCCGGCGGGGCGAACCTCTTCGCCGACCTGGACAAGGCGTTCGGTGACGTGTCCTTCGAGCAGGTGGCCGAGCGCGCCCCCGAGGTCATCGTCATCTACGACTACGGGGACCAGTCGGTCGAGGACAAGAAGAAGTTCCTGCTGGCGAACCCGGCGCTGAAGGACGTGCCCGCGATCAGGAACAAGCGGTTCGCGGTGCTGCCGCTGTCGTCCACCGTGCTGGGTGTCCGGGTGCCCTCGGGCGTCGAGTCCCTGGCCCGCCAGCTCCACGCGGAACGTTTCAGGTGA
- a CDS encoding FecCD family ABC transporter permease, protein MSRAERTAAARRPGVPYPLVLALLAALVVIAATAGIAAGSISVPAEQVWGILLHRVHPGLADPTWTPVRETIVIDVRLPRVLLSGVVGAGLAVAGMALQALVRNPLADPMLLGVSSGASVGAVLVVVFNVGLFGVFSLPVAAFLGALIALVAVYFLARSGGRMTTVRLVLAGVATAEVLSALASFLIVTSDDPHKTQAALRWMLGGLAGTTWTVVWIPVCAVLLGTAVLLGVCRPLNLLLAGEEAAVALGLDVHRFRAALFILVALMIGTIVAVSGQIGFVGLIMPHVVRLFVGADHRRALPAAALLGAAFLIAADLAARTLMSPEEIPVGILTALVGGPFFLWLMRRRSS, encoded by the coding sequence GTGAGCCGGGCGGAGCGTACGGCCGCCGCCCGGCGCCCCGGCGTTCCCTACCCGCTCGTGCTCGCCCTGCTGGCCGCCCTGGTCGTGATCGCGGCGACCGCCGGGATCGCGGCCGGCTCCATCAGCGTCCCGGCCGAGCAGGTCTGGGGCATCCTGCTGCACCGGGTGCATCCGGGCCTGGCCGACCCGACCTGGACCCCGGTCCGGGAGACGATCGTCATCGACGTCCGGCTGCCGCGCGTACTGCTGTCCGGCGTCGTCGGGGCGGGCCTGGCGGTGGCCGGAATGGCGCTGCAGGCGCTCGTCCGCAACCCCCTCGCGGACCCCATGCTGCTCGGGGTGTCGTCGGGCGCCTCGGTCGGGGCGGTGCTCGTCGTCGTCTTCAACGTCGGCCTGTTCGGCGTGTTCTCACTGCCCGTCGCGGCGTTCCTCGGGGCGCTCATCGCCCTGGTCGCCGTCTACTTCCTGGCCCGGTCGGGCGGACGGATGACCACGGTGCGGCTGGTGCTGGCGGGAGTGGCGACGGCCGAGGTGCTCTCCGCGCTGGCGAGCTTCCTGATCGTCACCTCCGACGACCCGCACAAGACCCAGGCGGCACTGCGCTGGATGCTCGGCGGGCTGGCCGGCACGACCTGGACGGTGGTGTGGATCCCCGTCTGCGCGGTCCTGCTCGGCACGGCGGTCCTGCTCGGCGTCTGCCGTCCGCTCAACCTGCTGCTCGCGGGGGAGGAGGCCGCCGTCGCCCTCGGCCTGGACGTACACCGTTTCCGTGCCGCGCTGTTCATCCTGGTCGCCCTCATGATCGGCACGATCGTCGCGGTCAGCGGGCAGATCGGCTTCGTCGGTCTGATCATGCCGCACGTGGTACGGCTGTTCGTCGGTGCCGACCACCGCCGTGCGCTGCCCGCCGCCGCGCTGCTCGGCGCGGCCTTCCTCATCGCCGCGGACCTGGCCGCGCGCACCCTCATGAGCCCCGAGGAGATCCCCGTGGGCATCCTCACCGCCCTCGTCGGCGGTCCCTTCTTCCTGTGGCTGATGCGACGGAGGTCCTCATGA
- a CDS encoding ABC transporter ATP-binding protein, whose product MTDMATDSATDAGRGRGRGRGSDAGRSTTAAAPGTLALEGVSVVVDGTVLVDEVSLRAAPGEVVALAGPNGAGKSTLLRTVYRALRPTSGRVLLDGEDVRRMSGKSLARRLAAVLQESAGDFDLTVYDVVAMGRTPHKRAFEGDSADDRAVIMDALAELDAAGLAYAPFGRLSGGEKQRVLIARALAQRAGTMVLDEPTNHLDLRHQLDTLRLVRRLGVTAVVALHDLNLAAAFCDRICVMAGGRVVATGAPGEVLTPALLSEVYGVDAEVAEHPRTGVPHITLLTGPPGAGGP is encoded by the coding sequence ATGACGGACATGGCCACGGACTCGGCCACGGACGCGGGCAGGGGCAGGGGCAGGGGCAGGGGTTCGGACGCGGGCAGGAGCACGACCGCGGCGGCGCCCGGCACGCTGGCCCTGGAGGGCGTGTCGGTCGTCGTCGACGGCACGGTGCTCGTGGACGAGGTGTCCCTGCGGGCGGCGCCCGGCGAGGTGGTCGCGCTCGCCGGGCCCAACGGCGCAGGGAAGTCCACCCTGTTGCGTACGGTGTACCGGGCGCTGCGCCCCACGTCGGGGCGGGTCCTGCTGGACGGCGAGGACGTCCGGCGGATGTCCGGCAAGTCCCTGGCACGCCGGCTCGCGGCCGTCCTTCAGGAGTCCGCCGGGGACTTCGACCTCACGGTGTACGACGTGGTGGCCATGGGCCGCACCCCGCACAAGCGGGCCTTCGAAGGGGACAGCGCCGACGACCGGGCCGTCATCATGGACGCGCTCGCCGAACTCGACGCCGCCGGCCTGGCGTACGCCCCCTTCGGCCGGCTGTCCGGCGGCGAGAAGCAGCGCGTGCTGATCGCCCGCGCGCTCGCCCAGCGCGCGGGGACGATGGTGCTGGACGAGCCGACCAACCACCTGGATCTGCGTCATCAGCTCGACACGCTGCGCCTCGTCCGCCGGCTCGGCGTCACCGCCGTCGTCGCCTTGCACGACCTCAACCTGGCCGCCGCGTTCTGCGACCGGATCTGTGTGATGGCCGGCGGCCGTGTGGTGGCCACCGGGGCACCCGGCGAGGTCCTCACTCCCGCGCTCCTGTCCGAGGTCTACGGCGTCGACGCCGAGGTGGCGGAACACCCCCGCACCGGCGTCCCGCACATCACCCTGCTCACCGGCCCGCCGGGTGCGGGGGGCCCGTGA